In the Chaetodon trifascialis isolate fChaTrf1 chromosome 15, fChaTrf1.hap1, whole genome shotgun sequence genome, AGTGTTTTCTAGGATTAACTGCCTCAGTCTTcttgcctctgtctctctggctctggctcaggtAAATGGTTCGAGATGACTCCTCGTGAGGTTGGCTTCACAGAACTGGGTCTCTTCATTAACACCTCTGATCTCATCAGCACAACCCATGAAGCAGATCCTAAAGGGAAAAGGCCAGAGATGGACATGGTCAAGCTGCAAGGTGTGTCTGCCTCTTTTGTCTACTGGGAACATGACATACTAAAAATAAGGAAATCTGCCCATAGCCAATGTATGGAAGCCCAGAAAGGCCACATTAGTGCTTCATTTTTAAGTTACCTCAAgtacacaacatgacaacatgacTTAACATTAATGCTTTGACAGTCAGATTTGTGTTTAAGGGTTGTAGTCTGgctgttttttatttgacttttttctgcACAGAATGACACAGTGCCTTTTCCACCTGTGCCAACTAAAGGCTCATTCCATTGATATTACACATTAAGATCATTTACTCACCAGACTGGAATTGGTGCTAAGCTCAGCTAACTGACTGTTGGCAGTTGCTTCTTTCCAACCATACAAATATGACTGCAGTATCAATATTCTCATCTAATTTTTGACAAGAAAATAATTAAGCacgccctgcaatcggctggcgaccggttcagggtgtaccccgcctctcgcccattgtagctgggataggctccagccccccgcaaccccgaaagggataggcggtatagataatggatggatggatggataattaaGCACAGTAGGGACATGAACTCAGCTGAAGGCCACTGCTAAGCAGGCCTTTGTTCATACTTTCATTTCTCAAGTTTTTCCTGAATCAGTGACATATTTCACTGGAAATCTACAAGGTCTTATCATCGGCAGAATGTTTACAGTGCGTGTCCTGTATGTGTCTGCTTTGTCATGCAGGTATAGTCGGCAGCATTGCGGCAGATGAACAGAGTCTGTTAAAGTACATGCCTGACTGGCTGAAaggtaaaaaatgtaatttgccTCAAAAGGGTCAAAGAGGCTactgaacatttttaaatgtgcagctgtggaaatggactgactgtgtgtgcacacaggtCTGGTGGGTACAGCAGCTACTGATGAAAACACCATACAGGATGTGATATTTCTCTGGACTGAAGGTAACTAAAACAGCAGCTAGTTCAAAACACTCTGATGGTCCATGTCATGTGTATGTAGGCATGTATATTTCTGTCTCTATGTTGCAGTACCACAGCAGGTCGAAAGTTTCTGGGATGCCCTGGACCGTTACATGCGTGGGTACCACAGTCTTTTGAAGCTAACAGAGCTgatcagaaaaaacacagaggatCCCACTGTTTTATCTGGGCTGGACGACgtgcagaaaacactgaaaggtACTAATGACAGCAATGACGCTTATGCTGATAATTCATCTGAAActttacacatccagcaaagTTTTTCTGCAATGTTCACTCAACAATGAATCACTATGAATTCTTATGTTCCAGAAAGTCTGAACTTCAACCCGACTGCATCATTTGCAAAGAAGAGCTCAGAACAGCAAAAGCAGATCCTTGATCAGTGGCGTCAGAACATGGCGCCATTACAGACTTGGATCCAGAGTCTGGATGAAGGACAAATAAAGAATGGTCAGTGCACTCTGCAACGTGTTCACCAATGCAGTTGCGTTATGTAACATTTGGCCCACGGTAAAAAATACTTGGATTAAATGTGAGACTGTGGCAACATTTATAAAAACTAGGTGCATAActaaatacactgtaaaaaccTGTAAataatttaaagctgcattataGATTTTTTGGCCACAAGGGGGCAGAGCAGCAAGACACAACACTAACATATAACATTAGAAAGTTGTTGCGGTGAACTTTCTAGTAACCATGACTATTAGCAGTTACataacaacattagcattcattcagagtcgtgtttgtgtccatgtgatGAATGTGAGCCCAATAcccactctccttttagctctgtttaaCTCTCCTTCATCTCAAaagaaatatctggctctttagcatctaaatgctccaccatgtttgcagcttgttttgcTGTTCCTAAGTGCCCAAAACAATCAATAAGGCAGCTTTAAGTTCTTCATCATGTGCAATAAATTGCTTCGTTTGGGTTCgttgtgttttcacagtctCTTGGCTGATCCAGAAAGTCTTCCCACTGATTTGGAAATGGGAATGGGGAACAACTGAAAACTTCCTCTACCAATACCCAGGTACATTTTTGTTACTGCACTTAATAGCTGAACCTTTATTACATTTGCGGTCCTGTGATTTGTcagacaaacagtgaaaaactgCTAAATGAGATCCAAAAGATGCTATATTGTGATTTGTGTTGCTGAGAAGGTGCTGTGGTGCCGCCCTGCATCAGACTTCAGGAGCACCTGCAGCTGATAGATGCTGCTGTGATACTCAACATGCCCTACCCTCCCTTCctgggagaaaagagagatttaGACCTCCTTATTGCTCTGGACTATGGAGCTCATGATGCCTTCAAGGTGAGCGTTTATGGTAACTGATGTGTGCTGTAGATACACCAGTGGAGCCTCAGGAGCGACAAATGTCATAAGATTGGCTGAAGTgttaaaaataatacaacaaatgaTTTTGAACTGTTCTCTGCACAGACCTTGCTTCTTGCCAGAGACTATGCAGCCAAGGTGAAGAAGCCTTTCCCAGAGATCGACGTCAAAatcctggaggagagagaatgGCCGAAGGACTGCTACGTGTTCGAGGGGAAAGAGAAGGAGCCCACGATCGTCTACATGCCGCTTTTCAACAGACGCAACTGCAAAGGTCTGTTACACCCAGGAGGACAATACAAAACACTCGTGTCAAGTGTGTTTTTGATCACCAGTGGTTTTATTCCGGTCCAGATGTGAATGAGCTAAAAGCAAAGATGGAGGAGTTCTCCACCTTCCGGCTTCCGTTCAGCCAGAAGAAGATTGAGTTTGTGTTGGAGACGGCGAAAGCCAACGTGAAGAACAACAAGGAAACTCTGCTGAATGAGATTTACAAGGCTGCTCTCCGCCGACATAGCAAGTGGTAGGATGGAGTatgagggtggagggtggactgacagacagacggatgtgTGAGTACAGTCAAATTCTTTTTATGAATGAGCAAAAGAGAATAAATGAATCAACCAACTGATTTTTCCACCATCTTTAACATTATCAtccatcctctcctcatccctattcttcctcttcttcttcctcctctccttttcttcttcttttcatccttttttccGTGCTTTTATCCTTCTTCCCTGTCCTCATTCTTCCTGTCAATTTCTCAAATTTTTCCTTGTTATGCTCCTTTTCACCTTCTTTTCCCCTTACTTCTCTTCcgttctttcctcctcctctcctccatcctgtccccttcttctccaccttcctccaaatgcttcttcttctctccatcttttccgCTCTTCTCCTGCTAATATCCCTTCCTATTCCCCTTCCTCTCGTTCCTctcccttcttctccttcttcttgttcttgtttttgtttttgttcttctccAGCTATTACAGGTCTTCAGCGGAGTCTAACCTCTAAGCTGTCACACAAGCACTGGGAAATTCATCAGAAAACACATCGTTCagaaatttgttttctttctccattaATGAAACACTGTGTTGAATTGTTACTTTGATTAATTAAAGAGCTGACAGTACAATTGAAACCATGTTTGCGTCTATACATGAGTGATGTGTGCAAACATTCATATTCCTGGAACATTTGCATGTAGTAACATCAGTGAAACACTAGAGGTCTGTCTGCATTCACCATGCTTTGATTTGTATCTATTTGTATCTTTGTATCTATGATTTCCTGGACTCTCAGAATAGTAATCacatgttttaaatgatgtttttaaagtttagTTAAGAGTTAAGATTGCTCAGGATTGAATGAAATGTTACTGTTAAAGAAACTGTCACACTGATTGTAAAGTAATAGAAACCCAACAGCGTTTGTGGGTGCAGTAATACTCAAGCAAGCACAAAAACTGTCAATAATGGTCAGGTCATGGGCTGACTCTCCATGACATCTCCAGTGTTTTTGTATTATTCTGCATACTCATATACCAGGTTTGCAAACTCGTGAGGTCCTGGCAGCAGAGGTCAAAATCTATATTGCCTctgtgcagcaggaaatgaCTCAACCTAAACCTGACCCCAAAGCCATTGTGTGGTGTTgcctatctctctctgtctctgcataTATCTGATGTACTATTAGAATGGCTTCATTTTGTTGTCCTCTGTAGCCATTTAGTAACTGACTGTGGGTAGTGCCAGCTCGCCCTGCGAGGGCAGACCCCGATGTGGGCAGCTGAATAGAGAAAGAGTCATATTTGAAGAACTAAACTTACATACAGTAGGAGATTTATGGTAAGATGTAGCAACACTGGTACACTTGTGCAGTGAAAATTTTGGACCGATGAATGGAAGGTGTTGATGataaagctgcactgatcaatTATTTCATATTAACAGTAAATTTAAtgtctctgtgtgatgtgaaaggaGTCACTTGTCAAGACAACAGCCACAACCCCTGCAGTTGTTGCAGGAATAATCAGAGATACAGTGGCAATCAATCGAATAACAtatcaaaagaaaaactttCAAAGCCGAGGAGAGCACGCAGGCTGCTGTACACAGACAACAGGGCTGAATGGAGActggacactgaagggaaggactGATACGTCCATCACTGATCATACTGAGTGCCAGCTGTTCTGATTCTGGTGACCTTTCCTGTCATGTCACCTTCAGTACAAACATGATGCGTTTAACTCCACTGCTGGTGTGTGGCTTCATTCCATCCAACACTTTGATATTATGATGtgcattcatcatttcatccagTAGGGGTCAGGAGCAGGTTTGAGACTTAGTGCTGGTTATTATAGTACCACATGGACAGACACTGTAACTTTCAGAACCAGGGATGTAGCCAGGGCTTTAATAGATTAATAGAACTTACCAAACAATCATTTGTTATGTATGTATCTGTTTTGCTTGTATATGTTTACATGGAGAATTATGTGTGGTGATGAGTGGTCTGCATAGAGTCCAGAGTGAGACTTAACCGTGTTATTTAATCTTCTGGTCTCAACCTAGTTGACACCTAATTTGGATAATTTTGAACTTATGAACATGACATGCTGTAATCATCAAAGGCAAATATGTGAGTGAGTCAGGATATGAGAATAGCATAAAGGAATATTTTTATGGATACAGGACAGATTTGATGTTTGTATCAGCTGATATCTTAATGATGGTCACTGACTCAGCATCTCAGCATGTACAGCTCAGCAATAATTAATCAGGACTAATGTCTTACACTTTCCGCATGTTGTGATTCGGACTCAGGTCCATGGTGCAGGGCagtttttcctttgttgttgAAGAGTGCCTTTACATGCAGTGTGTTAAAGCATCCAACTCAGTGACCTTGTTACAGAGCCTGCAGGCAATACACTCATagaaacacacatccacaacTTGGAGTCATGTTGCCTTATGTCAACTCTAATCTTCATGCTCTcctaatgtgtttttcttttttgtcctccCCCAAACATCTCTCCCCCCTGTGCTGTCTCCTTGTAtctcttattttctgtctgtctttactcCTTTTTTTcactccagctgctgtttgccacatttttttcactgtttgtccGACCACTAATCTGATTCTCATATATTCCTATTATACCCTCTTTGACAGCGTTGAGATTGAAATTACAAATGTTTAATTGGTTCCCCACCAAAATAGTTGTGGTAACATACTGAGCaatttcaaacatgttgttcCAAAGTCTTTATTTATGTCTTGATCTCTTTGACAATACATTTCCTGTCAAAAAAAAGCACCATTATTTCTCAGACAACCCATCTACTGGGCAGATGCAAACAGCTGATATTAAGACAGCTCTTCAGGAAGCGTGGCCGTGCACGGACACGGTTGTCATTCATCGACCGGCGAGTTGACAGCATCACCAACCCACCGACAGCGATGAATGTGAACCGGGAACCAGCACTGGTACAGGACTATTCCATGTGGGGTTTCTCCCAGTAAGGGAACCAAGATAAGGAAGGAATGACAGATGGATACGTGGACATGTTGAGCTCCTAATGCAGGAAACAGCCAAAACAACTTACCAGTACATGCATTTACATATATATCATACATGGTGTTGAACAGCCAAACCTATTTTCCCCTTTACCCGCTTTATTTGGAGGCTGAAAGTGATACTGGTTGACTATCTATTCTGTCCCCCATCCTACTTCCTAAGTCGTTTCAACACATGAAAAAGATGTGGACCCACACCCTTTAAGTTGCATAATCTATGGTGGTGATACATCTAGTAAAAACAGGCATGAGCACAACAACAATATCACTTTTTTGTGTCAAGATAATTAAATAAAAGCTTGATTTTGAGATAATTTATCCCGGCAGCCACAGCCACTCTAGCTTTAAGACTGTccttcgtcatcatcatcactgcatgAGTAGGCTGAACACAGGCACTGCCAGCGAGCTACAATGATAGAATTAGTCGTAATAAGCTAATTAAGTTAAAGAGGAAAACCTATGAACAAGAGACTTGTTAATAGGCAACCTGGAAGCTTGGTAAGGCAATATAAAGCTACTGTACACTTACACATGCTAAGTGCTAAGCTATAGGGAGCTGACGTCCTGCCAAACTTCCTTGCTAGcttctgtttgctctgcatagtTTCTTCATCAGTCTTTGTAAACACCTGAAACATGTTCCTGTTGATTTCTGTCTACATTTCAAGCTACATGTCTAAATGTAAGCTACTGTCCATTGCATCAGTCAGTAGATCTTGAGCACCTTGTCAATGTATAATTCTTTTGTTGGcattcaacaacaaaacaaaatttttAACTTATCAAAAATAGGGAAATATTCTGTCATCACAACGAGGAAAGCTTTCTCAtaataaaaatgtcttcttGTTGGAATTAAGAAGTGGGTCTTAGCTTGTAGAACTTGATAGCTTTGTTACAGTAATGAGCCATTAAGATGTTTTGTGATAAAGAGAAAAGCATCCCTATAATGACAAAAGTGCTGCAAAAGAGTGAGAAGATTTTTGTTAATGGTAATATTGAAACTGCATGAATCAGTTTGAACTTGACCTTGAACGGTTATAAAAGGCAGATGACTAATGCTCATGTCTCATTTCTCAATTTGGAATTTATCTTCTTTTCAGCACCGAAGCTTTCCTTTAATGAACTTTtgtcacagcaaacattttgacttgtcatagcaggacaAGCGCAGGTGAACCTCATGACATTAACCAGTAGGTAAGTCAAGGAGATGAGTTGGCATAATACCAGACCTTGACCTGGTGCatctaaatggaatgcagccattgttaatgttagcaGTTATATCTGTTTGTCACATCAAAATGTCCTCTTATGTCATACCCAAGTGTTGCAGAGGGTGGAGGGTATATGGCGCAtccatgtatgcacacatggcggtgtgtgtttcagactcACGTGAGCTCAAGCGTAAGGGTACACTCAACACTCGATGGTTTCTCTGAGTCACAAACTCACCGACAGCGTTGAATGTTCCCCAAGACTTGAAAAACTCGGGCTGACAGCGAGCTAACAAACAGCCTGTCCTCCAGCGCTACGAGGAGTGGACAGCCATGACAGGGCTGGCCCAGGAGGACGCTAAACAAGAAGAGACAAGAGCTCTGCAggtgcacgcacacattttAACCAGTGATGTAGTGGACAGAAAAACTACTAAAACCACTTGGTGTATCTTTATTTCTTCATGGagaaaatgatattttacagtttgtcAAGCTTACATTAAAACCAAATGAGAAAAAGTGTAAATTCATGACACTGAGACGATTATCGTTCGTACTGGTATCAGTGTTGATATAAATGCTTTATT is a window encoding:
- the LOC139343158 gene encoding cytosolic phospholipase A2 gamma-like; this encodes MGQPVDNREDKSTVAPQVEEKMPTPAEDAEKELTLAVKHYVRQSQSLSAAEQEFVLKRKQVALKSLDRLGIKCTLDSVPHIALLGSGGGQRAAVGLVGSLYQMEKEGLLDTLLYLGGVSGSAWSMSSLYSDPEWSTNMDRAVSRLSAPGVSPEEVLTWLGERAKEEHFSLTDIWGVLTSAGIMKQLDLRHLSEDGMNASNPYPIYNAVNKNCLQHGSVKGKWFEMTPREVGFTELGLFINTSDLISTTHEADPKGKRPEMDMVKLQGIVGSIAADEQSLLKYMPDWLKVPQQVESFWDALDRYMRGYHSLLKLTELIRKNTEDPTVLSGLDDVQKTLKESLNFNPTASFAKKSSEQQKQILDQWRQNMAPLQTWIQSLDEGQIKNVSWLIQKVFPLIWKWEWGTTENFLYQYPGAVVPPCIRLQEHLQLIDAAVILNMPYPPFLGEKRDLDLLIALDYGAHDAFKTLLLARDYAAKVKKPFPEIDVKILEEREWPKDCYVFEGKEKEPTIVYMPLFNRRNCKDVNELKAKMEEFSTFRLPFSQKKIEFVLETAKANVKNNKETLLNEIYKAALRRHSKW